A single window of Aspergillus puulaauensis MK2 DNA, chromosome 5, nearly complete sequence DNA harbors:
- a CDS encoding PIG-Y family protein (COG:S;~EggNog:ENOG410PQ7N;~InterPro:IPR029164;~PFAM:PF15159;~TransMembrane:2 (i309-337o357-381i)): MEDATNSKAAAPSLNNEDHDQLPGRPRSESASSGHKRSSSGSLFSRLSFLRMMQANQNPSDRARSNLEADDDRDDLGPGLRGGRAAMSTALQHRRTRRRRGSLRKTALLGTRFDYRDKKGSRPPVDVAREDVADQQQQQQLVPPPIPTRSRIRSFGDPVSPSDGFITSQTPGREGLGESKAPSTWALMDAPQRGRKASTSVSPHLQPIQPKENDLAEDVTTDDEDIVSFPPRKGTGAAAFHSSSNTSSNSGTAGLLLPTPASSSDSYYALQADSEYGAAHRAKSPLATHAVDITGSQETMGWDYSETEWWGYIILIVTWLVFVVGMGSCFGVWSWAWDVGETPYAPPELEDDPTLPIVGYYPALIILTAVMSWVWVIIAWVGMKYFKHANITGDDK; encoded by the coding sequence ATGGAAGATGCAACCAACTCTAAGGCCGCGGCACCGTCCCTCAACAATGAGGATCACGACCAGCTCCCAGGCCGACCGCGCTCCGAAAGCGCAAGCAGTGGACACAAGCGCAGTTCCTCTGGCTCATTGTTCTCACGACTTTCGTTCCTACGTATGATGCAGGCCAACCAAAATCCCTCGGACCGCGCACGCTCCAACCTCGAAGCAGACGACGACCGCGATGATCTCGGTCCCGGGTTGCGAGGGGGAAGGGCCGCCATGTCGACCGCGCTACAACATAGAAGGACTcgcaggaggagagggtCGCTGAGGAAGACGGCTTTACTGGGCACGCGGTTTGATTATCGAGACAAGAAGGGCAGCAGGCCGCCCGTGGATGTTGCTCGTGAGGACGTTGCcgaccagcagcagcaacaacaactgGTGCCACCACCTATACCTACGCGCAGTCGGATACGAAGTTTTGGCGACCCGGTCTCGCCGAGTGATGGATTTATAACTAGCCAAACGCcggggagggaggggttaGGAGAGAGTAAGGCCCCATCTACCTGGGCCCTGATGGACGCGCCGCAACGGGGTCGGAAGGCTTCTACTTCGGTGTCGCCGCATCTTCAGCCTATCCAACCCAAAGAAAATGACCTCGCTGAAGATGTTACCACcgatgatgaagatatcGTCTCTTTCCCTCCAAGGAAGGGCACTGGGGCGGCGGCGTTCCACAGTTCCTCGAATACCTCAAGCAATAGTGGCACTGCCGGTTTACTGCTTCCGACTCCCGCGTCGAGTTCGGATTCTTATTACGCACTGCAGGCGGATTCAGAGTATGGGGCTGCCCATCGCGCCAAATCACCTCTCGCAACGCATGCAGTCGACATCACTGGCAGCCAGGAGACGATGGGCTGGGACTATTCCGAGACAGAGTGGTGGGGATATATTATTTTGATAGTGACCTGGTTGGTTTTTGTTGTGGGGATGGGAAGCTGCTTTGGCGTCTGGAGCTGGGCTTGGGACGTCGGAGAGACCCCTTATGCACCCCctgagctggaggatgaTCCTACCCTTCCCATTGTTGGTTATTACCCTGCCCTCATTATATTAACGGCGGTCATGTCTTGGGTGTGGGTTATTATTGCGTGGGTAGGCATGAAGTACTTCAAGCATGCTAATATAACGGGGGACGACAAATGA
- the NDE1_1 gene encoding alternative NADH-dehydrogenase (COG:C;~EggNog:ENOG410PIYA;~InterPro:IPR036188,IPR023753;~PFAM:PF07992,PF00070;~TransMembrane:1 (i77-98o);~go_function: GO:0016491 - oxidoreductase activity [Evidence IEA];~go_process: GO:0055114 - oxidation-reduction process [Evidence IEA]) — protein MVGSTLALRSKMASPSAMQLSSLSRRSLTTRSPVQTLRSRQSVTQQVAQRAARRPYSDAPPAAPAPKPRKRFRFLRWTWRLTLLAGVGLAGQLAYSVYDQRHPIEQAQPDPNKKTLVVLGSGWGSVSLLKKLDTENYNVVVISPRNYFLFTPLLPSCTTGQVEHRSIMEPIRSILRHKKAHVKFYEAEATKVDYEKRVVYISDDSEIKGDISHTEVPFDMLVMGVGAENATFGIKGVKENSCFLKEVGDAQKIRKRIMDCVETAMFKDQSDEEIKRLLHMVVVGGGPTGVEFAGELQDFFEQDLRKWVPDIQENFRVTLVEALPNVLPMFSKQLIDYTESTFKEESITIRTKTMVKNVTDKFIEAEVTKPDGTKELETIPYGLLVWATGNALRPIVRDLMSQLPAQKNSRRGLAVNEYLVVNGTENVWAVGDCAITNYAPTAQVASQEGAFLARLFNTMAKTDGIEKELQQLSDAQSAAKDEESRNRIFDEIRENQRQLRRTKQIGPFQYSHQGSLAYIGKERAVADISWLSGNIASGGTMTYLFWRSAYLSMCFSTRNRVLVTVDWIKARLFGRDVSRE, from the exons ATGGTTGGAAGTACGCTAGCTCTCCGGTCGAAGATGGCCTCGCCGTCCGCCATGCAattgtcgtcgctgtcgcgCAGGTCGCTCACGACGCGATCCCCCGTCCAGACCCTGCGCTCAAGACAATCCGTAACCCAGCAAGTCGCTCAGCGTGCTGCTCGTCGCCCTTACTCCGATGCTCCTCCAGCGGCCCCAGCTCCTAAGCCCCGGAAACGTTTTCGCTTCCTCCGCTGGACCTGGCGTCTGACTCTGTTGGCTGGTGTTGGTCTTGCCGGCCAGCTCGCTTACAGCGTCTACGACCAGCGTCATCCCATCGAGCAAGCCCAGCCCGACCCAAATAAGAAGACCCTTGTGGTCCTTG GATCCGGATGGGGCTCTGTTTCTCTCCTCAAAAAGCTCGACACTGAAAACTacaatgtcgtcgtcatTTCGCCGCGAAACTACTTCCTTTTCACCCCGCTTCTGCCATCATGCACAACCGGTCAAGTCGAGCACCGTTCGATTATGGAGCCGATCCGAAGCATCCTCCGCCACAAGAAGGCCCATGTGAAGTTCTACGAAGCAGAAGCTACCAAGGTCGACTACGAGAAGCGCGTTGTCTACATTAGCGACGACTCGGAAATCAAGGGTGACATTTCTCACACCGAGGTTCCCTTCGATATGCTTGTCAtgggtgttggtgctgaGAACGCTACCTTCG GTATCAAGGGTGTTAAGGAGAACTCCTGCTTCCTgaaggaagttggagatgccCAGAAGATTCGCAAGCGCATCATGGACTGCGTCGAGACCGCTATGTTCAAGGACCAATCTGACGAGGAGATCAAGCGTCTCTTGCAcatggttgttgttggtggtggcccGACCGGTGTTGAGTTCGCTGGTGAGCTTCAGGACTTCTTCGAGCAAGACCTCAGGAAGTGGGTTCCTGATATCCAGGAGAACTTCCGTGTGACTCTTGTGGAAGCTCTACCCAATGTTCTTCCTATGTTCTCTAAGCAGCTGATCGACTACACCGAATCGACCTTCAAGGAGGAGTCCATTACTATCCGTACCAAGACGATGGTTAAGAACGTTACCGACAAGTTCATCGAAGCTGAGGTTACCAAGCCCGATGGAACCAAGGAGCTTGAGACTATCCCCTACGGATTGCTCGTCTGGGCTACTGGTAACGCCCTCCGCCCTATTGTTCGCGACCTCATGAGCCAGCTCCCCGCTCAGAAGAACTCTCGCCGTGGTCTTGCTGTCAATGAATACCTAGTCGTGAACGGCACCGAGAACGTTTGGGCCGTTGGAGACTGCGCCATCACCAACTACGCTCCTACTGCCCAGGTTGCTAGTCAGGAGGGTGCTTTCCTCGCCCgtctcttcaacaccatggccaagACCGACGGCATCGAGAAGgagctccagcagctctccGACGCCCAGTCCGCTGccaaggacgaggagagcCGCAACCGCATCTTTGACGAAATTCGTGAAAACCAGCGACAGCTGCGAAGAACCAAGCAGATTGGTCCCTTCCAGTACTCCCACCAGGGAAGTCTGGCTTACATCGGAAAGGAGCGTGCGGTTGCAGACATCAGCTGGCTGAGTGGCAACATTGCAAGTGGTGGAACTATGACCTACCTCTTCTGGCGTAGTGCTTATCTGAGCATGTGCTTCAGCA CACGGAACCGTGTCCTGGTCACTGTTGACTGGATCAAGGCCAGACTGTTTGGCCGTGACGTGTCTCGCGAGTAA
- a CDS encoding glutamine amidotransferase subunit DUG3 (COG:M;~EggNog:ENOG410QEFG;~InterPro:IPR026869,IPR029055,IPR017932;~PFAM:PF13522) yields the protein MCRLLVYKGSHEIRLSKLITEPSHSILTQSYDSRLRLDNRRPVNGDGFGVGFYTDPKLGPEPCIFTSTIPAWNCENLERLATKTCSNLIFAHVRATTEGTLSDTNCHPFQHNTLMWMHNGGIGGWHYIKRALADSLADKWYLGVKGGTDSEWAFALYLDLLAKEGVDPSSDPGPEGFGQALLRRVMVKTIAKINEFIRDIPNRHNVPEGLETRSLLNFAVTDGHTVVCTRYISSKTDEPASLYFSSGTKWKEGKVKGHFKMERHDKGADIVLVASEPITFERHNWVSVPANSVVTIHKQTVLLHPILDEFYSEDLNHDRSSCYAVSKGLVSTAPGTTVQPQGIDAAATPDIRVSAPGLEPETNGGMPKSQLAAANQFALSH from the exons ATGTGTCGTTTGTTA GTATACAAGGGCAGCCATGAGATCCGTCTCAGCAAGCTCATCACAGAGCCCAGCCATTCAATCTTAACACAGTCCTACGACTCCCGCTTGAGACTT GACAACCGCCGCCCCGTAAACGGCGACGGCTTCGGTGTAGGCTTCTACACCGACCCAAAACTCGGCCCAGAGCCCTGCATATTCACATCAACCATACCCGCCTGGAACTGCGAGAACCTCGAGCGTCTCGCCACAAAGACATGCTCGAATCTCATCTTCGCGCACGTGCGCGCAACAACAGAAGGAACCCTCTCCGACACAAACTGCCACCCATTCCAGCACAACACCCTCATGTGGATGCACAACGGCGGCATCGGCGGCTGGCACTACATCAAGCGCGCCCTCGCCGACTCACTAGCCGACAAGTGGTATCTCGGCGTGAAGGGCGGGACGGACAGCGAGTGGGCCTTCGCGCTGTATCTGGACCTCCTCGCGAAAGAGGGCGTTGATCCGAGCTCTGATCCTGGTCCTGAAGGGTTCGGGCAGGCACTGTTGCGCcgggtgatggtgaagacgATAGCGAAGATTAATGAGTTTATCCGTGATATCCCGAACAGGCATAATGTGCCAGAGGGGTTGGAGACCCGCAGTCTATTGAATTTTGCGGTTACGGATGGCCATACGGTTGTTTGTACGCGGTATATTAGTAGCAAGACAGACGAGCCTGCGAGTCTATATTTCTCGTCTGGCACGAAGTGGAAGGAGGGCAAGGTGAAGGGCCATTTCAAGATGGAGAGGCATGATAAGGGCGCCGATATTGTGTTGGTTGCCAGTGAACCGATTACGTTTGAGAGAC ATAACTGGGTCTCTGTCCCAGCCAACTCAGTCGTCACGATCCACAAGCAAACAGTCCTTCTGCATCCAATCCTGGACGAGTTCTACAGCGAAGACTTGAACCACGACCGTTCGTCTTGTTATGCCGTTTCAAAGGGTCTTGTTAGCACAGCGCCAGGGACTACCGTACAGCCGCAGGGCATCGATGCAGCTGCTACGCCTGATATAAGGGTTAGCGCTCCCGGGCTTGAGCCGGAGACTAATGGGGGGATGCCGAAGAGTCAGCTCGCGGCAGCGAACCAGTTTGCGTTGTCGCACTAA
- a CDS encoding uncharacterized protein (COG:S;~EggNog:ENOG410PTE8): MTSPNLSNPDSLEVLTATLNQALVETGRFFKSDGSLQSRAQMKRNLPVAHEKFQSALDHLSEQIFVAKAFLERDYEYVKARKAALRKRPTEDTAKGEPDVTTGGPQTVPVPEETGAEAVPSEGEPKTADNAVKSEQQTDLNQEQQTTTNEPIKEEPKETDADQSLATQDATGAEELNFDSLLNNQGSNEFDLNLEFGEDGNAGNESFFNATFGNQDTGSGLDAGNTNTESGHDNNALPTGGDAFDLELEKFSGQPGDANGQFDGNTEDIMGPGESSFDDLFMESENLGDNANENQDLLPGDGLMQLDELDDSWFS; the protein is encoded by the exons ATGACTTCTCCGAATCTTTCGAATCCGGACTCACTCGAGGTCCTAACGGCCACGTTGAACCAAGCG CTGGTTGAAACTGGTCGGTTTTTCAAGTCAGATGGGTCCCTGCAGTCTCGGGCTCAGATGAAGCGAAACCTTCCTGTTGCACATGAGAAGTTCCAGTCTGCGTTAGACCACCTATCAGAGCAAATA TTTGTTGCCAAGGCGTTTTTGGAAAGAGACTATGAATATGTGAAGGCACGGAAAGCTGCCCTTCGCAAGCGTCCTACAGAGGATACTGCTAAGGGGGAGCCGGACGTGACGACTGGTGGCCCTCAGACTGTGCCTGTCCCGGAGGAAACAGGTGCCGAGGCTGTTCCCAGCGAAGGCGAACCTAAAACAGCCGATAACGCAGTCAAATCAGAACAACAAACAGATTTgaatcaggaacagcagaCAACAACCAATGAACCCATAAAAGAGGAGCCAAAGGAGACCGACGCGGACCAGTCTCTTGCTACTCAGGATGCGACGGGGGCGGAGGAACTCAATTTCGACTCGCTGCTAAATAATCAAGGGTCAAATGAGTTTGACCTCAATCTCGAatttggagaggatggaaaCGCAGGGAACGAAAGCTTCTTCAATGCGACCTTTGGCAATCAAGACACTGGGTCTGGCCTGGATGCCGGGAATACTAATACAGAGTCCGGACACGACAACAATGCGTTGCCGACAGGGGGTGATGCATTTGATCTCGAGCTAGAGAAGTTCTCCGGCCAGCCTGGTGATGCAAACGGACAATTTGACGGTAACACAGAAGACATAATGGGGCCAGGGGAGTCTAGTTTCGATGACCTGTTTATGGAGAGCGAAAATTTGGGGGACAATGCAAATGAGAACCAAGATTTGTTACCGGGCGATGGGTTGATGCAGCTTGATGAACTCGACGATAGTTGGTTTTCATGA
- the MGM1 gene encoding dynamin-related GTPase MGM1 (BUSCO:EOG09260KUC;~COG:U;~EggNog:ENOG410PFSZ;~InterPro:IPR019762,IPR030381,IPR027417,IPR001401, IPR000375,IPR022812,IPR020850;~PFAM:PF00350,PF01031;~TransMembrane:1 (i77-97o);~go_function: GO:0003924 - GTPase activity [Evidence IEA];~go_function: GO:0005525 - GTP binding [Evidence IEA]) — MSGRILSHRLVPLLRTGLLARHVHNAGARTGGLLRVEGGAALRGRAWPIGANSIHNNVPAVRAISFARVFPKLAMKLLRIPAMFGGAMVAGMAYFQYQATQAGNYAIDVFKRGAESAGDAASGLFQGLQSVADQTQRGWQKSTEDIEAPEWLQKILRFDQDSQGDGSSGGGGGGGGQSPKESRAGAAATGAAVGSVFGYEQEDEENAARKDAENDQMMLLTRKMIEIRNILQTVGQSGTLSLPSIVVIGSQSSGKSSVLEAIVGHEFLPKGSNMVTRRPIELTLVNTPNAQAEYGEFPALGLGKITDFSQIQRTLTDLNLAVPEKDCVSDDPIQLQIYSPNVPDLSLIDLPGYIQVAGHDQPPELKQKIADLCDKYIQTPNVILAISAADVDLANSTALRASRRVDPRGERTIGVITKMDLVDPERGFNVLSDKKYPLRLGYVGVVSRIPQTTALFSRGSGNITSAILRNENAYFSAHPTEFGAEAGVSVGVSTLQKKLMHVLEQTMASSLAGTRDAISQELEEATYEFKVQYNDRPLSAESYLAESLDGFKHSFKAFAENFGRPQVREMLKAELDQRVMDILAQRYWNRPIDDLSPPMAELDPLSDLPKADPESLYWHRKLDASTSSLTKLGIGRLATTVVANAIQGHVERLLSSSTFAAHPYAQKQIGDACTSILNDRFFSTSDQVENCIKPYKFEIEVEDPEWFKGRENVSKTLREELKACETALKRAEDIVGKRKLRDVMSFIDKVRKGEVVLEGDGSAGAGGFSSSLLDRGREGAFLRDRADIIKMRLMAVRSKQCASQKNKYYCPEVFLDVVADKLTSTAVLFLNVELLSEFYYNFPRELDVRLGRHLSDAEVERFAREDPRIRRHLDVIKKKELLELALQKIEGIRQLDGRGKLRSSERPLPGKDQRSRGWNIF; from the exons ATGAGCGGGAGGATCCTCTCCCATCGTCTTGTTCCGCTCTTGCGGACGGGTCTTCTAGCCCGCCATGTCCATAACGCCGGCGCAAGGACCGGTGGCCTTCTACGAGTTGAGGGGGGTGCAGCGCTGCGCGGTCGGGCGTGGCCTATAGGAGCGAACTCGATTCATAACAATGTGCCTGCTGTGCGGGCGATATCGTTCGCCCGTGTTTTTCCGAAGCTCGCGATGAAGCTCTTGAGAATACCTGCGATGTTTGGCGGTGCCATGGTAGCTGGGATGGCTTATTTCCAGTATCAAGCTACGC AGGCAGGAAATTATGCAATAGACGTATTTAAACGCGGCGCGGAGTCAGCGGGTGATGCTGCGTCGGGACTGTTTCAGGGGTTGCAGAGTGTGGCCGACCAGACACAACGGGGTTGGCAAAAATCTACGGAAGATATCGAAGCTCCAGAGTGGTTGCAGAAAATACTACGCTTCGACCAGGATTCGCAGGGTGATGGATCGtctggcggcggtggtggtggcggtgggcAATCGCCGAAAGAGAGCCGAGCGGGTGCGGCTGCTAcgggtgctgctgttgggTCTGTCTTTGGGTATGagcaggaagacgaggagaatgCGGCTAGAAAGGATGCGGAGAATGATCAAATGATGCTGCTTACGCGGAAGATGATCGAAATCAGGAATATCCTTCAAACGGTCGGACAGTCTGGCACCTTGAGCCTCCCCTCCATCGTGGTCATCGGCTCGCAGTCTTCTGGGAAGAGCTCTGTTCTTGAAGCTATAGTTGGGCATGAGTTCCTTCCAAAGGGCTCGAATATGGTCACTCGACGTCCCATTGAACTTACCCTTGTCAACACACCAAATGCACAAGCGGAATATGGAGAATTCCCAGCCCTCGGACTTGGAAAGATTACCGATTTCTCGCAGATTCAACGGACGTTGACCGATCTAAACCTAGCTGTTCCCGAGAAGGATTGCGTTTCAGACGACCCGATCCAGCTCCAAATCTACTCTCCCAACGTTCCCGACCTATCTCTTATTGATCTTCCCGGATACATCCAGGTGGCGGGGCATGATCAACCGCCAGAGTTGAAGCAAAAGATAGCCGATCTCTGTGACAAGTATATTCAAACACCGAATGttatcctcgccatctcggCGGCAGACGTTGATTTGGCCAACTCGACCGCTTTACGCGCAAGTCGCCGGGTCGACCCCAGGGGCGAAAGAACGATTGGTGTAATCACAAAGATGGACCTTGTCGACCCAGAACGAGGCTTCAATGTCCTCTCAGATAAGAAATACCCTTTGCGCCTTGGGTACGTTGGTGTTGTTTCTCGGATTCCGCAAACGACTGCCCTGTTTTCCCGGGGAAGCGGGAATATCACGAGCGCCATCCTTCGAAATGAGAACGCATACTTCTCGGCACATCCAACTGAATTTGGCGCTGAGGCTGGCGTTTCTGTCGGCGTGTCAACTCTACAAAAGAAGCTCATGCACGTTCTTGAACAAACGATGGCATCAAGCCTAGCAGGTACTAGGGACGCCATTAGtcaagagctggaggaagccACATATGAGTTCAAGGTCCAGTATAATGATCGACCACTTAGCGCAGAGTCATATCTTGCCGAAAGCCTTGATGGCTTCAAGCATTCATTCAAAGCGTTTGCTGAGAACTTTGGCCGCCCTCAGGTCCGGGAAATGCTGAAGGCCGAATTGGACCAGCGCGTGATGGACATTCTTGCCCAGAGGTATTGGAACCGGCCCATCGACGATCTGTCACCGCCGATGGCCGAGCTGGATCCTCTCAGTGACCTTCCCAAGGCCGACCCTGAGTCGCTATACTGGCACCGTAAGCTCGATGCTTCGACCTCATCGCTGACAAAACTCGGCATTGGTCGATTGGCTACAACCGTTGTGGCAAACGCGATTCAAGGCCATGTTGAGCGGCTATTGTCCAGCTCTACTTTCGCCGCTCATCCTTACGCTCAAAAACAGATCGGAGATGCGTGCACGAGTATTCTCAATGACCGGTTCTTCAGCACCAGCGACCAAGTTGAGAACTGCATCAAACCATACAAGTTCGAGATCGAAGTTGAGGATCCTGAATGGTTCAAGGGCCGGGAAAATGTCAGTAAAACTTTGAGAGAGGAGCTCAAAGCCTGCGAGACGGCCCTGAAGCGGGCTGAAGACATTGTTGGGAAGAGGAAACTCCGAGACGTCATGTCGTTCATCGACAAAGTCAGGAAAGGGGAAGTCGTCCttgaaggagatggctctGCTGGTGCGGGAGGCTTCAGCTCATCCCTTCTAGATCGAG GCCGAGAAGGTGCCTTCCTCCGCGACCGTgccgacatcatcaagaTGAGATTGATGGCCGTCCGCTCGAAGCAATGCGCCTCGCAGAAGAACAAATACTACTGCCCTGAAGTCTTCCTGGACGTCGTAGCTGACAAGCTCACATCAACCGCCGTGCTCTTCCTAAACGTCGAGCTCCTCTCAGAATTCTACTACAACTTCCCGCGCGAGCTAGACGTGCGACTAGGCCGCCACCTCTCAGACGCAGAGGTAGAGCGGTTCGCGCGCGAGGATCCCCGCATCCGAAGACACCTCGACGtcatcaagaagaaggaactCCTCGAACTCGCACTCCAGAAAATAGAGGGCATCCGGCAGCTTGATGGCCGCGGCAAGCTAAGGAGTTCCGAACGTCCGTTACCAGGGAAGGACCAGAGGAGTCGCGGTTGGAATATCTTCTAA
- a CDS encoding nuclear and cytoplasmic polyadenylated RNA-binding protein pub1 (COG:A,J;~EggNog:ENOG410PIVD;~InterPro:IPR000504,IPR003954,IPR035979,IPR012677, IPR034639;~PFAM:PF13893,PF00076;~go_function: GO:0003676 - nucleic acid binding [Evidence IEA]): MADNVSASTPASHQPQASTAASNQQYDAPQGNGQTNPSHMPPPPRPPVIIPQNTNPIPTAITSPMSGGMVSPTSAGGYVRRAAPEPNKRALYVGGLDPRVTEDILKQIFETTGHVISVKIIPDKNGANYGFVEFDDPGAAERAMQTLNGRRIHQSEIRVNWAYQSNSTNKEDTSNHFHIFVGDLSNEVNDEILLQAFSAFGSVSEARVMWDMKTGRSRGYGFVAFRDRGDADKALSSMDGEWLGSRAIRCNWANQKGQPSISQQQAMAAMGMTPTTPFGHHHFPTHGIQSYDMVVQQTPQWQTTCYVGNLTPYTSQGDIVPLFQNFGYVVETRMQADRGFAFIKMDSHENAAMAICQLNGYNVNGRPLKCSWGKDRPPTGQFDNFSGQQGNSPFNSSPGPFFPQYGGPGGPMTPQGPAGAGRGWEQPQMAQQGFGQVPGNAGYGRGQATPNAGWNQPNNANFGNGFGGYQA; the protein is encoded by the exons ATGGCGGATAACGTGTCTGCTTCGACTCCGGCCTCCCATCAACCACAAGCTTCGACTGCTGCGTCGAATCAACAGTACGATGCGCCCCAGGGAAATGGCCAAACCAACCCCTCTCAcatgccgccgcctcctcgcccgcccGTGATTATCCCCCAGAACACCAACCCTATTCCGACCGCTATTACCTCTCCGATGTCTGGAGGCATGGTGTCCCCGACCAGCGCCGGCGGATATGTGCGCCGGGCTGCCCCTGAACCAAACAAGAGGGCTCTTTACGTCGGAGGCCTCGACCCGCGGGTGACGGAAGATATCCTGAAACAAATCTTTGAGACCACTGGACATGTCATCAGCGTCAAGATTATCCCCGACAAGAAT GGCGCCAACTACGGTTTTGTTGAGTTCGATGACCCCGGTGCCGCCGAGCGGGCAATGCAAACGCTCAACGGACGTCGAATCCATCAGTCG GAAATTCGCGTGAATTGGGCATACCAGTCGAATTCCACTAACAAGGAGGACACCTCGAACCATTTCCACATCTTCGTCGGTGATTTGAGCAATGAGGTCAACGACGAGATTCTCCTACAGGCCTTCTCTGCCTTTGGTTCGGTTTCCGAGGCTCGCGTTATGTGGGACATGAAGACTGGCCGCTCCCGTGGCTATGGTTTCGTCGCGTTCCGTGACCGTGGAGACGCTGACAAGGCGTTGAGCTCGATGGATGGCGAATGGCTCGGTTCTCGCGCCATCCGCTGCAACTGGGCTAATCAAAAGGGGCAGCCTTCCATTtcccagcagcaggcaatggcagcaatggGAATGACACCAACCACTCCTTTTGGTCATCACCACTTTCCTACTCATGGCATTCAAAGCTACGACATGGTTGTCCAGCAGACCCCGCAGTGGCAGACTACATGCTATGTTGGCAATCTCACCCCTTACACCTCGCAGGGCGATATCGTTCCCCTCTTCCAAAACTTTGGCTACGTCGTCGAAACCCGTATGCAAGCCGATAGAGGATTTGCATTCATCAAGATGGACAGCCATGAAAATGCGGCTATGGCCATCTGCCAGCTCAACGGCTATAATGTCAACGGGCGCCCCCTGAAGTGCAGC tgggGTAAGGATCGTCCTCCTACCGGCCAGTTCGACAATTTCTCTGGTCAACAGGGGAACTCGCCCTTCAACTCCAGCCCAGGTCCGTTCTTCCCGCAATATGGTGGCCCTGGGGGTCCCATGACTCCTCAAG GACcagcaggagctggaagggGCTGGGAGCAGCCACAAATGGCTCAGCAGGGCTTCGGCCAGGTCCCAGGCAACGCCGGCTATGGTCGTGGACAAGCCACGCCCAACGCTGGTTGGAACCAGCCGAACAACGCTAATTTCGGAAATGGCTTTGGCGGTTACCAAGCGTAA